One window of the Streptomyces asoensis genome contains the following:
- a CDS encoding O-methyltransferase — protein sequence MVQQTWTAVDDYFNGLLVEEDEALRAAGEGSEAAGLPPHQVAPNQGKLLHLIARVQGARSILEIGTLGGYSTLWLARALSEGGRLVTLEADERHAEVAAANIAGAGLEGVVDLRVGKASDTLPVLAAELGDERFDLVFIDADKPSNPLYLEWALRLTRPGSVIVGDNVVREGAVTDAGSTDPRVQGVRRFTELVAEHSRLTATAVQTVGGKGYDGFVLALVTD from the coding sequence CTGGTGCAGCAGACCTGGACCGCCGTCGACGACTACTTCAACGGCCTGCTGGTGGAGGAGGACGAAGCCCTGCGGGCAGCCGGTGAGGGCAGCGAGGCGGCGGGCCTGCCACCGCACCAGGTGGCGCCCAACCAGGGCAAGTTGCTCCACCTGATCGCCCGCGTCCAGGGCGCCCGCAGCATCCTGGAGATCGGCACCCTCGGCGGCTACAGCACCCTGTGGCTCGCCCGCGCCCTTTCCGAGGGCGGCCGACTGGTGACCCTGGAGGCGGACGAGCGGCATGCGGAGGTGGCAGCGGCGAACATCGCGGGTGCGGGCCTGGAAGGGGTGGTGGACCTACGGGTCGGCAAGGCGTCGGACACCCTGCCGGTGCTGGCCGCCGAGCTCGGTGACGAGCGCTTCGACCTGGTCTTCATCGACGCGGACAAGCCGTCCAACCCGCTCTACCTGGAGTGGGCCCTGCGGCTGACCCGCCCCGGCAGCGTCATCGTCGGCGACAACGTGGTGCGCGAGGGCGCGGTCACGGACGCCGGCAGCACGGACCCCCGCGTCCAGGGAGTCCGCCGCTTCACCGAACTGGTCGCGGAACACTCGAGGTTGACCGCGACAGCGGTGCAGACGGTGGGCGGAAAAGGGTACGACGGTTTCGTACTGGCGCTGGTGACGGACTGA
- a CDS encoding DUF4142 domain-containing protein, translating to MGTLFVGGALTLTLSALAYPSMLGLDTVSASGDRIIANTQWGPLTESDRAFVVAVRAAGLWEYPVGQIGLQKGQSKGVITASQHLIDGHAALDTTCLKIAPMLNVTLPNVASPQQEGFVNTLKADQGKQFDVDFANILRMTHGSIFNTVAKIRSTTKNTLVRALADQANDTVLDHITVMEQTGLVDFDTTLFTQTTPPKLPKSDMTPPVPPAGQPLIVLTPPPTATATPVDIGAIVGNGG from the coding sequence ATGGGAACCCTGTTCGTCGGCGGTGCGCTGACGCTGACACTCAGCGCCCTCGCCTACCCATCGATGCTCGGACTTGACACCGTGTCGGCTTCGGGCGACCGGATCATCGCCAACACCCAGTGGGGTCCGCTGACGGAAAGCGACCGCGCCTTCGTCGTGGCGGTGCGCGCGGCAGGTCTGTGGGAGTACCCGGTCGGTCAGATCGGGCTCCAGAAGGGGCAGAGCAAGGGCGTCATCACCGCCAGCCAGCACCTCATCGACGGCCACGCGGCGCTGGACACCACCTGCCTCAAGATCGCGCCGATGCTGAACGTCACCCTTCCCAACGTGGCCAGTCCGCAGCAGGAAGGGTTCGTCAACACCCTGAAGGCGGACCAGGGCAAGCAGTTCGACGTCGACTTCGCCAACATCCTGCGCATGACGCACGGTTCGATCTTCAACACGGTGGCGAAGATCCGCTCGACGACGAAGAACACGCTGGTGCGCGCGCTGGCCGACCAGGCCAACGACACCGTCCTGGACCACATCACGGTGATGGAGCAGACCGGCCTGGTCGACTTCGACACCACGCTGTTCACCCAGACCACCCCGCCGAAGCTGCCCAAGTCGGACATGACCCCGCCGGTCCCGCCCGCCGGCCAGCCGCTGATCGTCCTCACCCCGCCGCCGACCGCCACGGCCACCCCGGTGGACATCGGCGCCATCGTGGGCAACGGCGGATAG
- a CDS encoding carboxylesterase/lipase family protein has protein sequence MGEQPWVETEFRTAGGTVRGRRSPDGVAAVLGIPYAAAPFGAHRFRAPQPAAGWSAPRDCTVFGPVAPQSAELPGSPVWRPGDEEVLTVNVWVRAPSDAGPLPVLFWIHGGAYTFGSSAQPDFDGTALARAGVVVVSCNYRVGFEGFGHVPGFPDNRGLLDQVAALRWVRENIAAFGGDPGNVTVAGHSAGAGSAACLMVMEQAHGLFRRAVAHSVPHAFFGVEVAAAITSRIAAAAGVAATGPGLLSASPQALVAAADKVAGACETDPVTAVQAFDPVVFQPVLDGEVLPMDPLAALASGIAREVDLLVCHTLEEYWFLHEVGAVREVASEPELADFAEALSLPARLVAGYRALMPDAPVLDRYLAIFGDAVFGEYSSRLAEHHARAGGRAYLSRFARRRPRPGGGTRPWHTADIPFAFGNLDAVGADFLIGGAPDAQDRALSRRMLRAWVDFAACGDPGWPAVTADGTTVQVWAVPDDHLSDDGASAVRALWRGVPLEAELSLAPELAPGPGPGLEPALTTTSSPSDTLPARRTSK, from the coding sequence CGCGCCCCGTGACTGCACGGTGTTCGGACCCGTCGCGCCGCAGTCCGCGGAGCTGCCCGGTTCACCGGTGTGGCGCCCGGGGGACGAGGAGGTGCTCACCGTCAACGTGTGGGTACGGGCCCCCTCGGATGCCGGCCCGCTGCCGGTGCTCTTCTGGATCCACGGCGGCGCCTACACCTTCGGCTCCTCCGCCCAGCCCGACTTCGACGGCACCGCTCTCGCCCGCGCCGGAGTGGTCGTGGTCAGTTGCAACTACCGGGTGGGTTTCGAGGGGTTCGGCCATGTGCCGGGCTTTCCCGACAACCGTGGGCTGCTCGACCAGGTGGCCGCGCTGCGCTGGGTCCGGGAGAACATCGCCGCGTTCGGTGGCGATCCCGGCAACGTCACGGTCGCCGGGCACTCGGCCGGAGCGGGGTCGGCCGCCTGTCTGATGGTCATGGAACAGGCGCACGGGCTGTTCCGCAGGGCCGTAGCCCACAGCGTGCCCCACGCCTTCTTCGGCGTCGAGGTCGCCGCCGCGATCACGTCGAGGATCGCGGCCGCGGCCGGGGTGGCCGCGACAGGACCCGGACTGCTCTCCGCGTCGCCGCAGGCCCTGGTGGCCGCCGCCGACAAGGTCGCCGGAGCGTGTGAGACCGATCCCGTGACAGCGGTCCAGGCCTTCGATCCGGTCGTCTTCCAGCCGGTGCTCGACGGCGAGGTGCTGCCGATGGATCCGCTCGCCGCGCTCGCTTCCGGCATCGCCCGCGAGGTGGACCTCCTGGTGTGCCACACCCTGGAGGAGTACTGGTTCCTGCACGAGGTCGGCGCGGTGCGGGAGGTCGCCTCGGAGCCGGAACTCGCGGACTTCGCCGAAGCCCTCTCCCTGCCCGCCCGGCTGGTCGCCGGATACCGCGCGCTGATGCCCGACGCTCCGGTGCTGGACCGCTACCTGGCGATCTTCGGCGACGCGGTGTTCGGCGAGTACAGCAGCCGACTCGCCGAACACCACGCGCGGGCCGGCGGCCGGGCGTATCTGTCGCGGTTCGCCCGCCGACGCCCGCGTCCCGGTGGCGGGACCCGGCCCTGGCACACCGCCGACATCCCCTTCGCGTTCGGCAACCTGGACGCGGTGGGCGCCGACTTCCTCATCGGCGGCGCCCCCGACGCACAGGACCGGGCGCTGTCCCGACGCATGCTCCGTGCCTGGGTCGACTTCGCCGCCTGCGGTGACCCCGGGTGGCCCGCCGTCACCGCCGACGGCACGACGGTGCAGGTCTGGGCGGTGCCGGACGATCACCTGTCCGACGACGGCGCCTCCGCCGTACGAGCGCTGTGGCGGGGCGTCCCTCTCGAAGCCGAACTCTCACTCGCACCCGAACTCGCACCCGGCCCCGGCCCCGGACTCGAACCCGCACTCACCACCACCTCGTCGCCCAGCGACACCCTCCCCGCTCGTCGGACCTCGAAGTAG